In one Ralstonia pickettii genomic region, the following are encoded:
- a CDS encoding putative bifunctional diguanylate cyclase/phosphodiesterase, giving the protein MPDEISYPLSAQSLPVPLYVVLEGRIVFANAAGVCMVRALSSDQLLGEPFSRFFQDIPAWLEALTGEDADATQPDARAIPAAQLVSALSAGDSNEVVSVRLTVTPTRFDGLPAQQVVVHGLPLPLDAQLPGKAGERVLSAEAIGAALPHEHLDHLLSTLPSAASLGERLHAALRALEAALSSALCMVVRVVSGRARLYGTQRARAKLALRDDHAAHLPTAAQGEFDIELARIAPLLNELAPIELVHEANAPTALHEALVRVLDTAHPTWLCRIPAQHGGMAVADDLLCLFFPTANPPDDATLRADCGRYIAALVKLLRLENEYRQSRELRDQYRLVVNHLSEGVLTLSTDGRVLSYNRSAAEILRMSGASWKGRPRVALNDMMLGEDGAILPRAAWPSTLAARTGRAISNVVVGVPAGNGQIVWLRESVLPMFSPDSASPHAVLVIFTDITAERSAYEQLRLLETKDSLTGLPNRAAFIERLDARLALPSTGESALLYIGLDHFKTVNEAMGHHMGNQVLNMAAQRIRGQAGQRALLARLGGDQFCVAIDDPNAADTLAQQVLDALARPFTGGEREVHLSASIGVAAYPEDGGDAATLVSHAEAAMYRAKENGRNRITRYSRALETQMLRRFTLNERMRRALARGQVRLVYQPKYALDSGELVAVEALMRWSDPELGAVSPSEFIDVAEESGYILELGRWALMQACAQGEAWARKFGFTGRMAVNVSARQCDAGVIERDVDEALKASGMAPGRLELELTESVLLADRQSTQRLLMSLAARGVRISLDDFGIGFSSLSYLRSLPIHNIKIDRSFISGVPGVPDCVALTKTIIAMARALNMTVTAEGVETPEQTAFLTAHACDEVQGFLFGRPLEVSALEELLRTRSRAQV; this is encoded by the coding sequence ATGCCAGACGAAATTTCCTACCCGTTGTCGGCGCAAAGCCTTCCGGTTCCGCTCTATGTGGTGCTCGAAGGCCGCATCGTCTTTGCCAATGCAGCCGGCGTTTGCATGGTGCGGGCGCTGTCCTCCGACCAACTGCTCGGCGAGCCCTTCTCGCGCTTCTTCCAGGACATTCCCGCATGGCTGGAGGCCCTTACCGGAGAAGACGCCGATGCGACGCAGCCCGATGCTCGGGCCATTCCGGCGGCACAGCTCGTCTCCGCACTTTCTGCCGGTGATTCCAACGAGGTGGTCAGCGTCAGGCTGACGGTGACGCCAACCCGCTTTGATGGGCTGCCAGCGCAGCAGGTGGTCGTGCACGGATTGCCGCTGCCGCTCGATGCGCAATTGCCGGGCAAGGCCGGCGAGCGCGTGCTGAGCGCCGAAGCCATCGGTGCCGCGTTACCGCACGAGCATCTCGATCATCTGCTTTCCACGCTGCCTTCCGCCGCCTCGCTCGGCGAGCGGCTGCATGCTGCGCTGCGGGCGCTGGAGGCTGCCTTGTCGTCGGCGCTGTGCATGGTGGTGCGTGTCGTCTCCGGGCGGGCAAGGCTCTACGGCACGCAGCGCGCACGGGCGAAGCTGGCATTGCGCGACGACCACGCGGCGCACCTGCCCACCGCGGCACAGGGTGAGTTCGATATCGAACTGGCTCGCATCGCGCCGCTGCTCAATGAGCTGGCGCCCATCGAACTGGTTCACGAAGCCAATGCGCCCACGGCTTTGCACGAAGCACTCGTCCGCGTGTTGGACACCGCGCATCCGACATGGCTGTGCCGCATCCCGGCCCAACATGGCGGCATGGCCGTCGCCGATGATCTGCTCTGCCTCTTCTTCCCAACTGCCAACCCGCCCGACGACGCAACGCTGCGCGCAGACTGCGGCCGCTACATCGCGGCCCTGGTCAAGCTGCTGCGCCTGGAGAATGAATATCGCCAGTCCCGCGAGCTGCGCGATCAGTATCGGCTGGTGGTCAACCATCTGAGCGAAGGCGTGCTGACGCTGTCCACCGACGGCCGCGTGCTTTCGTACAACCGCAGCGCGGCCGAGATCCTGCGCATGTCGGGCGCGTCATGGAAAGGCCGCCCGCGTGTGGCATTGAACGACATGATGTTGGGTGAAGACGGCGCCATCCTGCCGCGCGCCGCATGGCCCTCCACCCTGGCGGCCCGCACGGGGCGAGCGATCAGCAACGTCGTCGTGGGCGTGCCGGCCGGCAATGGGCAGATCGTGTGGCTGCGTGAATCGGTGCTGCCGATGTTCTCGCCGGACAGCGCATCCCCGCACGCGGTGCTGGTCATCTTTACCGACATCACGGCCGAGCGTTCCGCCTACGAGCAGCTGCGCCTGCTGGAGACCAAGGATTCGCTCACCGGCCTGCCCAATCGCGCGGCGTTCATCGAGCGGCTCGATGCGCGGCTGGCGCTGCCGTCCACCGGGGAATCCGCGCTGCTGTATATCGGGCTGGACCACTTCAAGACCGTGAATGAGGCGATGGGGCACCACATGGGCAACCAGGTGCTGAACATGGCGGCGCAGCGCATCCGCGGCCAGGCGGGCCAGCGCGCGCTGCTGGCACGCCTCGGTGGCGACCAGTTCTGCGTGGCCATCGATGACCCGAACGCTGCCGACACGCTCGCACAACAGGTGCTCGACGCGCTGGCCCGCCCCTTCACCGGTGGCGAACGTGAAGTGCACCTGTCGGCCAGCATCGGTGTGGCGGCCTACCCGGAAGACGGCGGCGATGCGGCCACGCTGGTCAGCCATGCCGAAGCCGCCATGTACCGCGCCAAGGAAAACGGGCGCAACCGCATCACGCGGTATTCGCGCGCGCTGGAAACACAGATGCTGCGCCGCTTCACACTCAACGAGCGCATGCGGCGTGCGCTGGCGCGCGGTCAGGTGCGGCTGGTGTATCAGCCGAAGTACGCACTCGACTCAGGCGAACTGGTGGCGGTTGAAGCGCTGATGCGGTGGTCCGACCCCGAACTGGGCGCAGTGTCGCCCTCCGAGTTCATCGACGTGGCAGAAGAGTCGGGCTACATCCTCGAACTTGGCCGCTGGGCACTCATGCAAGCCTGCGCGCAGGGCGAGGCATGGGCACGAAAGTTCGGCTTCACGGGGCGCATGGCGGTGAATGTGTCCGCGCGGCAATGCGATGCGGGCGTGATCGAGCGCGACGTCGATGAAGCGCTCAAGGCTTCGGGCATGGCGCCCGGCCGGCTGGAACTGGAACTGACGGAAAGCGTGCTGCTGGCCGACCGGCAATCGACACAGCGCCTGCTCATGAGCCTGGCCGCGCGGGGCGTGCGCATCTCGCTCGATGATTTCGGCATCGGGTTCTCGTCGCTGTCGTATCTGCGCAGCTTGCCAATCCACAACATCAAGATCGATCGTTCGTTCATCAGCGGCGTGCCTGGGGTGCCCGACTGCGTG